A portion of the Canis lupus baileyi chromosome 38, mCanLup2.hap1, whole genome shotgun sequence genome contains these proteins:
- the RGS13 gene encoding regulator of G-protein signaling 13 codes for MSRQNCWICKMCGDESKKLPSNITLEEVLQWGQSFEKLMATKYGPVVYAAYLKMEHSDENIKFWMACETYKKIASRWSRISRAKKLYKTYIQPQSPREINIDSSTRETIIRNIQEPTQTCFEEAQKIVYMHMERDSYPRFLKSEMYQKLLKTIQPNNNS; via the exons ATGAGCAGGCAAAATTGTTGGATTTGCAAGATGTGCGGAGATGAATCTAAGAAGCTTCCTTCAAA caTTACTTTGGAGGAAGTACTACAGTGGGGCCAGTCTTTTGAAAAGCTGATGGCTACAAAAT ATGGTCCAGTAGTCTATGCTGCATACTTAAAAATGGAGCACAGTGACGAGAATATTAAATTCTGGATGGCATGTGAAACCTATAAGAAAATTGCCTCACGGTGGAGCAGAATTTCTAGGGCAAAAAAGCTTTATAAGACTTACATCCAGCCACAGTCCCCTAGAGAG ATTAACATTGACAGTTCAACAAGAGAAACTATCATCAGGAATATTCAAGAACCCACTCAAACGTGTTTTGAAGAGGCTCAAAAGATAGTGTATATGCACATGGAAAGGGATTCCTATCCCAGATTTCTAAAGTCAGAAATGTACCAGAAACTTTTGAAGACTATCCAGCCCAACAACAATTCCTAA